TAGCAGTCTGAGAAAAACATTCAGGTAACTTTTTGCTGAAATCTTAAGAGCTTACAGAAACTTACTACCTTACTACTGTTTTTCAGAGTCTGAGCACATTAAccattatttttgtatgtgcCTAGTTAATTTGTTTTAGGTAACTTGGGCATGTTGGCTGATTAGTAGTTCagcatgacctggcaatgtgcatttgcagcccagaaaaccgatcatatcctgggctgcatcaaaaggaGCATGGCCTTTTTGTGATTCTCCCCTAGCTCCATTCTTTTGAGACCCctacctggagtgctgtgttcagctctggggtcctcgGCACAGGaaagacacggacctgttggagagggcccagaggagggacacaaagatgatcagaggcaTGGAGTATCTCTCCTATGAAGACGGGCTGgaagagctggggttgttcatcttggagaaaaggaggctctgGAGAGatcttacagcagccttccagtacctaaagggagCTTTATGAGAAAGACGGAGACAGACTTCCTAGTAGggtctgtagtgacaggacaaggagtaatggctttaaactacAAGAGGGTAGaatttagattggatattaggaagaaattctttactgcaagggtggtgaggcactggaacaggctgcccagagcagctgtgggtgccccatccctggaagtgttcaaggccaggctggatggggctttgagcaacctggtctggtggaaggtgtccctgcccatggcagggggggttggaactagatggtctttaaggttccttccaacccaaaccattccatgaaCTTCCAGTGTAACATAATGTTCTGAACACATGCCCAAACTGAAATGTCAGTTATAGAAATCCTCATTAAGCAAAACGGAAACCACAGTAGTATGTAACTGCTTGAAAGAGGATTTAGATGGGGACAGCTTGGATCCTCTTAAATTGTTCCTCTTACTTGAAGTGTTGCAAAGGTAGCTGCTAGTTTTGCTGGACTGTTCACATGCTAATTGCCCACATACCTTAAATAAGATGTCCAGTTCTCAATCCTAGTGTAGTATTTCTTCATTGTCCTGGAGGAtaggaggaagggaaaaagtttgctttttattgtgatgtttttaagcaaaatacCTAGATTAAGGGGTAAAACAGGCTGCAGGTGTTTTgttgtgcttttaaaaactttctgtTTTGACCTGGAGGTGACTTTGGCTGGAGAAGAGCTGCCAGACCAAGCGGTTGTACCTGGCCCTGTGCAAACAAAGTGGTTGAGTCTAATTGTGGTTGAGCATGgttgaacaaaacaaacagccaGCCACAATTAGTATGGCTACTCAACTTTTGGAGTAAAACTCTTCTGTACTGTCCATAGTGTAAGACAAGTAAAGAAAACTTCAGTATGCAATATAAATGTTATCACTGTAGAGGAAAGCCTGTTATttctacaggggaaaaaaagacaagaactTTTCCTTGGTATCATGGCTTTGGGATGGTTTGGTACAGAATTGGTACTGTAATTTTGTCTTGATTAAGAATTTTCTCAAATAGTGATGGCAGGCTAAATGGAACATGAAATTTGGGTGCAAGGGAATATTCTAAAAATCGGATAGAAAGAGGGTGGACTGGGGACTGAAGGGTATCTTCAAGTACTGTGATGTATACACTTTAAAGGGTGTCGTACGTAGAGGTTGGTAGTGAATTTGAAGAtgttaatgggaaaaaaattggagAAAACTGTCTAATGTGAACAGAACTGACTAGGAAGCTTTGAAGATAGATGCAGTCTAATGCTTTTCTGGGGAACTGGTTTCTAAGGTCAGGGCGAAATAAATTGGGGAAAGAAagatatttggggttttttagatgTGTAATGAACAGGATGAGGGGCATGAGCAGGCATGGAGGCAGAACAGCTACAGGAACAAAACTAATATATGCCTGTGCACTTGAGAGTCATAGAtgcaagctgcagaaaacaagacagaagtGAGTATTGGAATTAAACATTAGAAGCGTCTGGAGAGACTTTGGGAGGTGAAAAGAAGCTATACAGAAACATGCAGAACTGAACCTGCTGGGGGGGCGAGTAGTGAAGGAGGGAAATGTGGCGTATCTTGGTTGTTTCCGAGTAGTAGAACTGTTGTAAGCCTTGAGCTTTGAGGTGCAGGAAAGGTAATCTATTCCAGTTTTAATTGACTATATCAGCTTGAGAGCTTTCCAGTTTCTGAAGACTGgctttgataaaaataaaagcaatagagatttaattgcatttaaaaagctgcaaaaatgtTAGTGAAATGCGTAAGAGTTTAATGACATTGTAGTATTAAACAGGGAGGCCAAGTACATCTTAGCTGTTCCCTTTTTGATGTATTGTAATGACTCTTCAGTTGCAGTGAAAGCTGTTTAAAACCTTTTTCAGGTAGTCTTACATTCCATAAATTTGTGTAACCTCCTTCTAAACCCCATTTGTGTTTCTGGCTCTAATGGCAGTGGCTCTCAAAATCCAGCCTCTTTATATTAAGCTTTGATTGGATCATGTTTTAGAGTCAAGGCAACTGGAACTTGGAAGAACGATTGCCTCtaaaacttcttttcctttcccattttgTCAACAGATTTACTTGGTTTGGTTGTTACAAACTCTACGGCATACTTCTGAAAGCCTGTGGTGCTGTACACTGGAGTTTGTAGGACTACTTCACTTCCTCCTTTAGTTACAGGGTGTTGACTTTAACAGTGATTAGGATTTAATGACTCCTTAGTATTGGTCGTTTTGTAACAGTTTATAACTGAAGAGTAATACAATGGATAGCTGTTAATTAGCACAACATTTATGTGAACAAACCAatttttggttgtgggttttttttgcagacaACAGTACAGAATTCTGGGCAACTGATGTGAAATGGTTTTCATTACTGGAGAGCACAAACTGGCTAGAGATAACCAGGTTTGCTATATCTCTaactttctggttttcaaattgttgttaaatgtttttgtaGTGGGTTTTCTAGCTAGTTTCTTGAAATATGACAACATTCTTCACCTCtggtaggaaagaaaattaagacagaCATATGTTCCCGTTTATGTATCTTTATTTCTACAACTTGAGACAATGCAGGCCTGTGTTAAGCCTCCTACATAAAGAAtgtgagaagcagcagatgaTTCCAATTACAACTCTTCCAGCAAACCTATTAAAAATATAGATCCAGTAATTTCCCTCCTGCACTTAGTCACCTTCTTTCCAAACTGAAGAATCCTATTTGTTTCTTGCATGAAACCTGTTCCGTGTCTCTGACTAGCCTTGCCATTCTTCTCTGTACTCTCTACTTCTATAATATCCTTTAGGACGAGATGAACTGCAGTATTCAAGATGTTAGCCAACCAAAGATTTATAAAATGACAGTTGTTCTCAGTTTTGTCCCCTTCCTCTCCTGATTGTTCCTcaagttcttttttcttctctcagcaGTCCACAGTGAGTAAGTGTTGGAATGGCGTTGGCTAACTTAAGGCTTGTAATAGTGGAATGTTGaagggttttatttgttttcagtgttacttTGTGCTAGCTCTATTGTCTGCCGGTTTATTCTGTGATCAGCTTGTTACTGTGAAGTGCTTCTGCAGTCAGCTTCAGTTTCTTAGTCTTAATAAcaatcaataaatatttattcatttccttATCCAGAATTTAAATGTATGTTGAATGAGAGTTTTTAGTGGAGATTGTGTGTTCAGAAATGCATTGAAATAACCAAGATCACAAGTAGTTTAAAGTAAATACCAGCCCAAATTCTGTCCGTGTGTTGGTTTGACGCTGGTCATTTCCATACTTGGATCCAGTTGCTtcctggagcagcctgttcttGGCTCTTGCAGTTAGCAGAAATGCCTTCTCAGCTATTCTAGATGCTATAACAAAGAATCTGACAACTccacacttaaaaaataaactgtcatCTTCTATTAGTGACCTAAACAGTTGCAAGAATCCTAATCTGTATGCAAACTCTTCCTGAAAATAATCAACTGTATGAAAAGTTAAGTCTAGAAAACAGCAGTGTTACATCTGGTTTTATGTGTTCTGTCATTCCACTCAGTCTTCCTTGTGTAATGGTAATTTCTGAATAAGTTTTGTCCGCATGTTAACAAGATCTGATTGCTGagccttccctctgctgcttaAAACCAGATTATGGGAGAAATGTATCTAGTAGATTAGAACATAAGTGTGGTGATGTTGACTCTTTTCAGGATACAGATCTGGCTGTTAGCGATTGTAATACTtcagtgtgtgtgggggtgggtggcTGCTACTGATCCAGAATAAAGTATTGTATTGCAGATGTACAAAGGTAACAACTAGAAATGCATGACCAATGGCCAAATAAAGATACCTCTTGAAAGTTTGCTCTTGAGGGTAAACAGTTCCTCTTTTACACAAGTTGAgcatgtttttttgttgttttaaagaagTATTAAAGTTTCAGTAGTATGACATTCCTAATCCCTTTTAGGGTAAACATAAGAAAATTGTAAAAATGCTATGAAAATGTTCACTTATCTTTTCCTGTATCACAACAGGCGAGTCCTGAAGAAAGCAATAGAAGTTGCTGAGTGTCTGGAAAGACAGCATACAAACGTTCTCCTTATAGGTAAGAATTTAATGAGATTAATCTATataattgtttaaaatttcttttgaatttctttaGATGTAGCTTAAGCTGTAAGTTGATAATTACAGTAGAGGCCAGTAAAATTCACTAGAGTACTCAAAGTACCAGAAGTACTGGAAGTGTTTCctgtagttaaaaaaagatGGTAAGCATAGTTCCAGGCCAAGAGAAATATGTTGTGAATGAGAAGGCTGCTCATAAATTGGCAGGAGGGTTATGCTGCCTCTTACTTGTTGGAAGAAGGGCTCGCCGGAGTCTAGttgctcaatatgagttatgcatcttgctcaactttattagtttctaacactacttatatagaaccgatacacatgcatattcgtaaagcagaaataaaattggttagtagtctctaaacgcaCGCGGTTCTCACACCTCTAATTgtcatgactaaaataagcattctatccatgtagctaattgtgttgctgtgcttcagccttgtagtttgttactccctattttcccatacgggtccccatctttcttggccctgcacctgcttttccagcagctgtaaCTTGTTACAGCCAtggcctgttggcacaacataattacttggtctcagggttcaagaatagctcaagctttcttgttaacttcagcacaattctgattacaggcctattctaataccaggcctggattgtgcaggtcttcagagattctaaggccacgcttctgcagccattcttctgtACTTACTGATGCATTCCTATCTTATTTAATTGAAGGTCTCCTAGACTTTTTGCTGTACTTCGAGGGGGCGTGGGGAAATACCTACACAAGGaacacagagcaggaaaacTTTCTATAAAGGACATTTTTATGTTCTAGGTACAGACAATACTGTGTTGTCACTTTGTTAAAAGTATATGAAGGAATGCACGTACTGTACACATCTTGAGCAGTTTTTTCCTAGATTGTGTAAAGTAATTGCATGGAAAATCAAACTCAGTGTTAACCATTACGCTATTTTATGGAGTAAtaattttagggttttttccacacACTGCCATTTGAGAAACCTAGCATGGGGAAGAGATGTTTCTAGAAGGCACCTGGAGGGTGAAGAATGCATGTTGCATGCAGAAGCAATTTCATACCTTGTGAAAAGATGCATTCAGGAGAGGAAGGGTAAGGGCAAGTGGCTGGTCTTGTGGCAtagggcaggaggggcagtATATGCGTTGTAGTAGACTGAAGGGTGTAGGCATCAAGGTTATAGTAGTAAAAGCCTGGGCTTTGTAGGTTTTATTGTCAAAGTATTATCCTAGTATAAGtgtaaaaaaaaccttcaaTTTTTACAGAGGGAAGTACTGGAAACATGGATTAACTTCTCTCTGATGGCATAAAACTTGCAAGAAATTCTGTACTCCTCTGAtcttgaaatacagttttgtttatGTGAAGCTAGCAatactttgctttctttacCCAGAGTTTTAGGAATGGCTTAGTGCATAATGtggtttctcttctcttctgtagAAGAGAGTGCTACTGATCTGTGCTGTGTAATCTCTAGTCTGGTTCAAGTGATGATGGATTCGTACAGCAGAACAAAGTCAGGGTTTCAGAGCCTTATTCAGAAGGAGTGGGTAATTGGAGGACATGGCTTTTTGGATCGTTGTAACCATTTACATAAAAGCGACAAAGAGGAGGtatggttttattattatttccgtacttgctttttaaaagtttacttGGCATGAGGAGGGATTTATACGTCAGTCCAGAAGTTCCAATTACTCTgaagatatttaattttatgttttgtttcatggGTTGATGTTTTGTACAGTGTCACTATTTTTGCTGTTCAGAGTTGaagaacaaatgtaaaaattccCAATCAGTCTTGGAGTCTTTCAAAAGACATGTATCTCATGTCCTTTTAACCTGTGTTAAATGGTAGTAATGTCCATAAAAATAACTCAAGTGTATTGCCTATTTTTGTCACATCTACTGTTTAACTTTATGCTGTTGTGCTAAACATTGCAGTCTCACCTCtccattttttgtttatgttttggGAATAGATCAGATTGATTTCCATTCTGTATAGAATAAGTGTAAACTGACTAGTTCTGGACAAGAATTGCCATAAACTGGTTTTCCTTTGCCAGCTTTAAAAGGCTGCATAGCAGCAACTTTCATAGCAAGTTAATGTGTGCAAATTCAGGTTAGAAAGTGTTCATCTCTTCTGTCAACAATTGGCCAAGGGTCACACAGATGGTACTTCAGAGTTCTGCTAAAGTTATGTGCAACAGTTCTGTAGTTAACCAGGTTGCTTTCCCTAAGATTTGTATTCGGAGACactaaatactgtaaaataaatagtCTGCATAGTggagcatatttttttctgaaactgaagcaatgtttccttttcttaggctcctgtttttctgctcctgctAAATTGTGTTTGGCAGTTGGTACAACAGTATCCTCCAGCATTTGAGTTCACCGAAACTTACTTAACCGTCTTGTCAGACAGCCTCTATGTGCCTATTTTTAGCACTTTCTTCTTCAACTCACAACATCAAAGAGACACTAATACGGTAAGGGTTTGTTTTGTGGATGCAATGGGTTGGACAGGTTTGACCGACAAGCAATGAACACTCAAAAGTAGTTTCCTAGCAGCACTTTTTTCCATGCTTATTTGAAGAGTGATGCTTTGAAGGGTGAATGAGTGCAACTTTGGGTGTAAGAAGTCAAGTTTGGGACTTAGGAATTTATGATGACAAAAGGAGGATAACTCGGGAATATATGTGTGGCTATAGGTTCATGTTTATTGCTCTTCAGTGAAAATGGAGCTCCTTAACCTAAGAGGAATATCCTGCTTATCCATAGTAAGTTATTTATGAAATTGTTGTATAATATATAGTTGTGTTCCAAAGTCAACATTTCCTGGATGTTGATTTGTTTGGATCATGCTTTCTCTAGCCTAACAAGAGGGAAGCAATGGGAGTATCCTCTGCAAGGCTGCACAGACTGAAAAAGTGAAGATCAGTCTTGCATATACATAAAGTGTTGATCACAAAACTTAAACTGGTAGCACCACATAGCTGCAGTTAACTTTTGGAGTTTGGAGAAGTTTATTCCACAACCCTAACATGCCCCCTGTGTCTGAAGAATTCAAACCTGCCcaattttcaaaactttctttttttccttattatttaATCTTGCTTTCAGCTGTGGAAGGCATTCCTTATGCTGTCTAATTGCACTGTTGAAGCAGAATACAGTCTGAAGTTAGAGAAAATTATATAGATAGCCTTTATGTCTGTACTCCCTTGTATCTGATAACATTGCCCAGCTATTGAATACATAGAAGTCATGAGTGTTGTTGGAACTCTGTGGCCTCTTCTGTGAAAAGCCAGCTTCTTAATTTCACCTTGACTTGGTCAAAGTTACTTTCTAGTAGTAGTAATTGTCATGTGTTTGTTCTGGCAGAGTGGTGAAAGCCTCAAGACACAAAGTGGTCCTTTCAGATTTCTTACTGTGTGGGACTGGTCTGTGCAGTTCGACCCTAAGGCCCAGGCTTTCCTGAACAACCCTCTTTATGCGGAGAAGCCAAAACCAGATAAAAGTCAGCGGAAAACTTCACGTTTCAAAGTAAGATATGTGCTGcctaactattttttttttaaatgataaaaatattttgcacaaCTTGTACTTCAAATGTACTCACAGTGGAATTATTGGCgcaagatttttaaattaagattttaataaaatacatgtatgCCACAAACGCACCTTGGATCTTCAGAATACAGTTTGCACCCACCTTGGTTATAAATCacttttttacatttactttgCATAGCTGTGAACTTAGGGGTTTTTCCTGCATACTTTTGTGCAAGTGTAGTGATAACTCATGAGACTGAACATCCAGGTAAGTTGCACCGACATGTTTGAAGTGAGTTTATTTTGTTGCTCTGTGGAGTACCTAACTGAAATACATAGCGGGTTTATAATTGCCTCCCTAATTTTGTCTTGAGTGTAGTTggaatgtgtgtgtgttcttggagggggagggggacTAATAACAGCAAAAACTGTCTGGGGTGTGAAGATTATGAGTGGACCACCTCATTACTGGAAAGTAGCAGAAATTCAGTAAGAAAAGCTAGTTTGAAGTAGCCACCTTTGGTTATAATATCCCTGTGGGTTAAATTCTGTTCTGTACAAAGCGTTCTTAGGTGAGACATTGTCAGTATGATCTACAGCTTCAATCAGAACTCTTACGCAGTGGGATGCAATGAGGAACCACTGGCTATAAATCAAGTGCTCTTGGTTTGTGTGGGCAGCTTAAACTAAGCATGGAAATCTGCAGTACTTGAATGTATGCAAAGAATTCTcctttttcaaggaaaagcGCTTTATTCAATGTTACTTCATTGCTATAGTTAGTGCAGAGAATGTGTCTGAGAGTACTTCACACAGCATACTTATTATTGGTGTATTATCCATTGAAAAGTAATACTTCTTAGACTGTGTAGCAAAGTGGTGCAGTGTTTAAGTGACTTTGTTGCTTGTAAGTATTTTCTGATtacaaattatgtttttcttcctctaaagTCCCATCAATGTTTCTCTcagtatatttttctcttctttcctcttaaAGCATCAACGGCAACTTTCTTTGCCATTGACACAAACAAAATCTTCCTCGAAGAGAGGATTTTTCAGGGAGGAAACTgatcatttaattaaaaacattctggGTAAAAGAATTGGCAAGTTCATAAATTCTTCAGATGAACCTCCTAATAGCTTCAGGGAATTTTATGATAGCTGGCATAGTAAACCTGTTGACTATCATGGTCTTCTGTTACCTCGCATCGATGGCCCTGAAATAAAAGTCTGGGCACAACGGTATTTACGATGGATTCCTGAAGCCCAGCTTCATGGTGGTGGTACAATAGCTACAGCTGCCAAGATTTTGGACTTGATGGAGGAAGTGCAAAGCTTGCAGGTGAAGATGGATGAAGAGCATAGTCAAGCTGTTTCCAGAGATGTACATTCTGTTCCAATGCTGAGAAGTTCTGCCCGTTTGTCGTCCTTGTTTCCGtttgctttacttcagagaCAGTCTATCAAACCAGCTTTACCCACTAGCACCTGGAAAGACTTGGAAGATGAAGATGATTTGGTCAAGAGGGATGATGAATTTGTTGATCTAAGTGCTGATATGTCATAAAGTGTATATAAATCAAAGTATGAATTGTATGTGGCTGAGCTCCCAAGTTTTAAATGTTGTGCTGTGTCTTCATATAAGAAACTCACTCAACCGTTTGTAGCCTGTTTAATGGGTTTGTAGGGTTAAAAAACCCTTGGTTGGAAAGAACTAGTTGCCATGATTAACTGAGCATATTTTTAACTTAAGTTTCGCTTTTACGGTATTTATTGCAGCAACACATTTTAGCATAGCTGTAATAAAAACGCGTCTAGGCTGGTGTAGACATATGGCcaccttgtttaaaaaataaaaacgaACAACAAAAACCCTGTTTTCTGATGTGAAGGTGAAATACTGAACATATATAGCAATGATTACTATCTTAACATAACCCCTTATGCTAAGAGTACTAGGATTAGAAATACTGTGACTAGGAACTTAATACGTCTGCATTTTCCCCTCATGTAAACAGGGAAAGGTGCAACTAAATGTGCATTCACAAATAAGCATGGTACAGCTGAAGAATAAACTCATGGTCACCAGGGGTTTTCAGTCTGTTGTGGCATCAACTGAAGTCATGTGCTTGTCAACATCATCTTTTCTGACAGCATTCATCTTTTGACTTGCAGCACTTCATCTTGTGTGGTATTGTAATAGCAGCTTGGCTGCTCTAAGCCTGTGCATGAGCTTAGCTTAAGGATCAGATGCAAGAGCTTAACTACACATTTCAAGTCTTATTGTGTGGCTGCTGTGCTATACGTCCTTGCTGCCTTGGAATATAGTCCCAAATGTTTGCTGTTAATTGTAAGAACTGGCCTGACTGTGAGATTCTAATTTGCTATgagtattttttctccttttaatagAGCTAGACATTCATTTTGACTTCCCCATTTATGCCAGTTGCCTTTGAGGCTTTCTGTAGCTTGCACTGAGACCCCTTACATAGAagggaagacttttttttttttttctataatccTGCAATGAAGCTGGATTTGCAGTCAGTTGCTACTTGTCATGAGTTGGTCCTACAGCTTATGAATGTGGCGTTCATACCATATGAACATTTGCATCCTGTTGCTGGATGTTTTAACAGTACCTCAGTGAAAAAAGCCATAAAGAAATGCCTGTTGACTTTGATCTACTGtgtgtatgtttatatatataaagtatttttactgcagataattttcctttgtaaagcTGAATATTATTTGACtgtcaaatctattttaaaccCTAAAATTCTAGAATACACCAAGAATGGATGCAAGTCATAAAACCAGTTACCCTGAGAGCACAGACattgaatattttctgtgttctcaTACCAATTTAGAAGTCGGTGTTGGAAAACTTGGCTGGTGGAGAAACTGTTGCTTAAATTGTATCAGCTCTGTGTAAATGGGGATATTAAACTGGGTTACTGATTGATCATTTCACACAGAGAGTCATTTTAATAATGTGTAGCAAAAATTTTATCAGCAGCCCtccaaaaataaactttaatatGTTAAAGTAAATGTATTGatggggaaagagggagaatTTAATGCAACTATGCCAAACTTAAGCTTCCCAACTCTTAATTAATTGCCTTAAGTCTTAGTTGTGTGAGGACAATACTTGAGTTTGTAACATTTTATCTAAAAAATATACTAGTACTTATGCTTTCTTCTGTAATACATATGAACATACAGCTAGCACTTGCTACAATGGACTGTCCAGCACACGTCCTTCAGACTTTATTATTGTAGTTCAATTGACTCATGTATGCAATAGTACTTGGCATGTTGAATGAGCAATGCATCTTTATGGCAAAGAAATGCCTATCATTCTAAGGTCATTTGGgttcaagcatttttttaaatgctgcattagaaaaaatattaaatggatttttctatACTTTTGATCAAGCTGTTAGAATGTTTCAGTCATGAAGattacatatttatattaaagaaTATAAGATGTTGGACATCTTATTTGTACATAAGTTATCAGAAGTTTTTATAGAAGAGAAACATATATGTGGAATTGAACATGGGGATATTTCTTACGTAGATTAAATATCATTGTTATTGGTTTTCTGCACTGTGGGATTGGAAATGTACTTAATATCTTTACTCCAGGCTTCTGTTTATACCTCTGAGTTTTTACACTGAATGCAAGCTAGAAGCtttacagttttggtttttgaaTACTGTCATTTGTCTGTAGTGGaaaatatcaataaaatatACTTTGATGTATTTGTCCTGAAATGAGATTATATGTTTAAGGCCATATTTTGCAAATTATGCTTTAAATCATAGTGAACTTGGCAATCTGAAATGACAAGGCTTTTCTAGTTATATGCTGGCGTTTTAGAGAGTGTTACTGTTAGGAAGCTGTGCAGTTTTGACTTATTTGACTTATTGCAGGTTATGCTTACTGGAGAAGTGCTGTCAGctcaggaaagaggaaagctCAGTGCAGTATAGTAGGGTGACTAAGTTACCAAGGTAGTCTACAAAGTGTCGGCTGAACGTCAGTATTTGAGGGTTTattaaacactttttatttcagtcttagCAATGTACTTCCACCATATCAAGGGGGAATGTTGTTCTCAATATTAAACTAAGTAAACTCTTGAAATGACTACAGCATGGTATGTCTCAAACCAAACGTGTATTGAGCATGCAATGGGGGGTGGTCACAGTAAGCCATGGAGTACAAATCAAAAACATTGGATTTCTTCCAGAGATTACAAACTGCTAGCTTCTGTACAAAATCAGCAGTAGTGCAAATCACACATTCAGTAATCCTGCCACTTTGGATATTTCGTAAAGAGAATATTACAAGACTGCAACAGACTTGTTCTTGAAGTTTCGTACAGCAATGGCTTATGCACGGGCTGTGGAGTGCCAGGTCATGTTGTAACACAAGGTGTGCCTCTGCCTCACCCACATTCTCTAAAGATCACTGAGTGTACTGGACCACTTGGCTTTGATTTAAGACTATGTGCACAAGTGAAAATGTTCAGCTATCAATGCACACCGTATTGGAATGCAAATATGTGTTTTATAAAGGTACTTGAAGCCAACTTGGCCTCCTGATCTCTTCTCCGGTTAAAGATTTTTCCATTCGCGTTCGAAGCACGGAAGCATAACTTCTTCAGGAGGTAGCAGAATACTTCCTG
This region of Falco naumanni isolate bFalNau1 chromosome Z, bFalNau1.pat, whole genome shotgun sequence genomic DNA includes:
- the MTMR12 gene encoding myotubularin-related protein 12, with the translated sequence MLGSGAKAAKPSFVSYISPEEIYIKEPIEKEVNPHLLPGELLLCEANTVYKYMQEDGSNRGTCGKLVCTNFKIAFLDDDTSADDNEPQFKNKIVGENDITLQCVDQIYGVYDEKKKLLTGQLRKYPEKLIIYCKDLRVFHFCLRYTKEEEVKRIVSGIVHHSQTPKLLKRLFLFSYASAAPNNTDRRNQTVMFDTLEDWRGELERTKGNVKYKAVTTNEGYRVSEKLPLYFVVPICVSEESILKYEGRGIPIWCWSCHNGAALLKMSAFPKEQDDSTSQMQKIFLDGIYKTISKPPYELLKMDDLSSSLPSLQDIQTAYTRFKQLFLIDNSTEFWATDVKWFSLLESTNWLEITRRVLKKAIEVAECLERQHTNVLLIEESATDLCCVISSLVQVMMDSYSRTKSGFQSLIQKEWVIGGHGFLDRCNHLHKSDKEEAPVFLLLLNCVWQLVQQYPPAFEFTETYLTVLSDSLYVPIFSTFFFNSQHQRDTNTSGESLKTQSGPFRFLTVWDWSVQFDPKAQAFLNNPLYAEKPKPDKSQRKTSRFKHQRQLSLPLTQTKSSSKRGFFREETDHLIKNILGKRIGKFINSSDEPPNSFREFYDSWHSKPVDYHGLLLPRIDGPEIKVWAQRYLRWIPEAQLHGGGTIATAAKILDLMEEVQSLQVKMDEEHSQAVSRDVHSVPMLRSSARLSSLFPFALLQRQSIKPALPTSTWKDLEDEDDLVKRDDEFVDLSADMS